In Cheilinus undulatus linkage group 3, ASM1832078v1, whole genome shotgun sequence, the genomic window AAGTGCTACCTTTTTTAAACTCTTGCAGTTTGCACATTAAGGCCTGAGGGTGAAGGTGGCTGTGTTATGGATGTAATACTACTGTCATCTGTATGatgaaaagatttatttattttgtaataatGTCAAATAATCAAGAGCTGCAGAGATGTTCTGTTTAATGCAGAATTACTGTATAATGAGTAAAGAGTGTCTGTTGTCCAAACTAAACTGTTATTGTCCTTTCCATTTAGGAAAACTGATTTTTTGGCACAagcaaacttgttttttttttgtttgttttttctaccTTTTCCTATCGGACGCATTCAATTTTATTTAGCCGTGTTGGAAATTATTCACATATCCTTGTGTTCTGTAAAGACAGACACACCAAAGTGATGAAGAGATCTAAACATATCCATGCTCAAATCTACACTATAGACACTCGTTTAATCATCTCTGTCATTGATGTGAAGTTGTGTGAAACGGTTTATGTCCTAGTGGTACTCTTACGTTTTGTTTTCAATGAAACAGATGAGAGcaacttgtttttcttttttaaataaacctgGAACATGATGCCGTTTTCTGCTTTGATTCTTTCCAGCTAAAGGGATTTTAGCTGTAATCATTTGATATTTGAGTTTAGACAAGCAATTATggtaaatctatttttttagtaGAGAAATATGTAGAAAGGTGCATTTCTCCTTCATTGCTGATTGATTAATACTCAGTTTTCAGCTGTTACTTGCTAAAAATACTGGCAAGCAACTTTTTGATGTCTCTTGAACTAGTGAGGTTTTAAGTCATTAAAGTTTTACCCACTGAATGAATTTAATCTGATAAATTAGCAGCTGAAATTAATATATCTTAGTATattgctcttttaaaactgagCTATTAATGATCATGTTTCCTAAAATGAACAGAGAAAGCTCATAAAGAAGCCAGTTAACGCTGCCTAAATGAAAAGTCTTTTATTCTCTGATACAATAGATTATATGTACAAAATCTGAGTAAAATTCAATTACAGCAGCCTATTTCAGCCCTTTTTTCTGTCAAGTTTGTCAGTTTGGTGAATGTAGTTTGAAAATTGGGTTTTGTGCTTATAGTGTTGAAAAAAGCGTGGTGGATgtcaataaatgtgttttagcaATTGAGAAATACTGTAAGAAGGGCTGAATAAGAGCATCTACCTTGTGTTAAGACCAAACAGTAATTTGGTAATTTGATGTAGAGCTGTGTCATGTAACCCGGAGACTGTTTGTGTtccctttcaaagtaaaagcatcaCATAAATGAGACGTACCCCTAGAGTGTCGTGAGATAAACATAGCCTAGCTAAAAGCTAACGTTCATGCTAACTTGACATGGAAGGCGTTCAACCGTCATGCTGGCACCTGTGCGCGTTTGACAACATTGCTTTCTGAACGTCTATTTAACACCTTTAATTTACAAAGCATGGTGTCTAATGGGGAAGAAGATGACCCGTTCCCTGTTGACGACGGTCTTTTTGCGGAAACATTTTCTCAGGATACAGTTTACACTTTATGCGGGCAGGAGTTGAAGATAAGACAGGTCTTTGGTGCAAACCTCGGCGTGGCTGCCCCAGTTTGGGAGGCTGTAAGAATCAGCCTGACTTATGAAAACATTAATGCAATGTTACTGTAACTCTGTCCGATCATATCGACCATATGTTCTTGTGTTTTGGCACAGGCGTTACAGCTGTGCTGTTACTTTGAGGAGCAGGCGGTGGAGCTGACAGGAAAGCGCATCATTGAGCTGGGAGCAGGTACCGGGGTGGTCGGCATTGTAGCTGCACGCATGGGTATGTTGTTGTAACATTCGTTTGTCTACAATGAGTGTTCTGATAAATGGCATACCCTTGAACATTTGCAGGCTTGAACTTATTTTTAGTCTAGTCTCCGTCTTATTCAGACATGAAACTCAAAGTTCCACCCACTAGAGGCACtgtaaaactctgcagcagtgaTGTGTCTCTGTGGTGTCAGTGTTGTCAGTACTCGTCATATAATGCTGAAGTattagattttttcttttataaatacTTGCATGAGCCTGATGTTGTTCTAGGGTGCAGTCATGAGCAAACAAAATACTTTCagataataataatcatgattttagagGTTCATAgtataaacattaaaatcagaTTTCCTTACCTTTCCAGGTGCAACAGTGACTCTTACAGACCTTCCCTTGGCTCTCAAACAACTTCAGGCCAATGTTTCTTTGAACATGCCATCCAGTGGTTGGCCCTCTGCTCTTCCTACTGTCCTGCCTCTGTCCTGGGGTGAGGACCAAATGAAGTTCCCCTCTGACTGGGATCTGGTGCTCTGTGCAGACATTGTTTATCTCCCAGAGACTTACCCACTGCTAGTTGAAACACTAGCTCATTTGTGCAAGAGCGGAGGTCTTGTGTATTTGTCATCAAAAATGCGGAAAGAGCATGGGACTGACTGCTTTTATGAGGAATATCTGCCGGATGTATTTAATGTGGAGCTTGTACAGCgggatgaaaaacaaaacattaatatATACAGGGCATCTCCAAAGTCAGGGCAGTGGCACTGACTGTGCACTTGATTTGTTTCTGTGATGACAACGGTTTTGTCTCTGGTTATGTGGGTGCATTTTGAAGAGAATGTATACAGTTCATGAAAGCAGACATGAGTTTGCAAATGCATTGCTGTTGATTATAAACCACTATCAAGAGATTTGACTGCAAACTAAAACAGCTAGATTTTTTAAAGTCTAGATACAACTTTTATTTCGTAATGCTGGCACAACTTGTTAAGACCATTTGcacacttttttaaacactaaaaGGGACTACCAGTTTTGACTCAAGTTTTAGTCAGTCAAATTTTAGTCACTGTAACAAAGTGTGGTTTCAAGTCAGGTCAGAATTTAATATATACAGTTCAGAGAGGCACCAATAAtgtaactgtttttttgtttactttgctGATAAAAGCTTGAATACATAAAATTGAAAAGCTATTTAAGTTATCTGTAATAagctatttattttttctctttatgtcgctagaaataaatgtttttaagagTACAAGTAGAAAGACATTTGTCTTTGCTTTGTCTTTACTTGCCATAGGCAGGCAAGTCTGGAAAAGAGGTGTGTGGACCTTTTTCTTCTGTGGTCTTTGGATCCAGCACACATTCATTGATCTGTGTTTTACTTGATGTTACTAATAAAGGTAAAGCCAAACTCAGAAGATGAGCCACCTTCAATCAAATCTAGTCAGATCACAGTCTTGATAAAGTAAGATAATTTAGCGGAGTTGATTAAATTCCTGTTTAAAGTAATAAGTCCATAAATACTGTAGGATTTTTTCCCAACTTCATGTTGACCTGGGTTGCTGCTTTATTGATCATGAATACGtagtagaaaaaatattatgttttgtaaaacaaacacacaccagcTGGCATGATGCAGTAGGTAATGGTGTAAATACAATCATTAAATATGTCCGCAAAGTTTTCTGGGCCCAAATGTTACTCTAAATGAAGCTATACCACAGGCTTTACAAAGCAGCAGTCACTTTTATTGCATTGTTTTCTTAACTTAATCTGCTTTCagctaaaataatttttcataaataaagctGTGCTGATATATAGACAAGAACTCTATCTGTTGGTGCATCCTCTGTTGATTTCCAGAACTATATTGTTTCTTCATTGAGATACATAAAATCCAAAACACAGTCCATCCCATCCCCAACTATTCTGTCAGCATCAACAGATTGCCCTCACTGCTGTCTGTGTGCTCTTCATcccctctctcctgctctctgctgATGTACAGACTTTCTGTTCAGAGAAGGAAAGCCTGTTTGTTACGCTGGAGAGTTACAAAGAAAGGGACACAACGCATCCGCTGCCTGTCTCTCCCTTGCTACAATTCAGCCAACAAAACAACAGATCATATCTCCATGCAGAGTCTGCTCCCCATCAGGCCGGACACCTCCCACGCGACTGCCGTGCAAAGTGCAGATCATTGGTTTTGTTGTTATACACTATCATGTGGACAAAGTTATGAAAACTTTGTGTAGTTTGGAAGTAGAGGTGTTGAATGCGAGTTGAGCCAATGTAAAAAACAACTAACTGTTAAAACTTGGGTTTAAAATTATAAAAGGTTAATTGATGTTTCTGTGGTGAGCAGTGTCTTACTTTGGATTATAATTGAGACATCCTATCACAACATCAGCATTTAtgcaaaataacaataaatcccaccacaataaaaaaaaaaaaaaactttttcaactaCAGCTATCAAAGCTGTAATGTAACAGGCATATTTCTGTTGTGTTTGataatgtcttatttttctCACCTtcattttgcattaattttataGGGATTCAAACAACAtaacatgttattttttaaaacccaataaaaaaaatcttcagtggTATCTGAACAGGTCATACTGGCTGGATGAGAGGAGGATGGGCTTACAGTGACAGAGgagcgtgtgtttgtgtgtgcagagtGGGAGGGGGGCTGAAAACCAACCATCCTTTAAAACAAGTTGTCCTGTTTGGAATTGACTAGACCTCACATCATCTCATGAGCAGCAAGGGCAATAATCTGAAGACAGAAATCAAAGGTACGCTTAATATGTGCTTGCTAACCCTTTGTTAGATTATCTAAATTGAAGGTGAAAAATCTTAAATCACTTTTCTAAATTTAGAAACTCACTTGTCACGTTCAAagttacatattttaaaattatcttcatttggcactgctctaaaacagtaaaactgcTAAACACTGATTTATGGTTTTAGATCTGTGTATCGATTGCAAAGATGGAATTCTGGACTGGGAATCAGCCACAATCTTCTCCTTACTCCAAATTTGGTACTGTTCCTGGAAGAAGCTGTGCATATAAGTGAGTTTAGTGCTATGAAACATTTTCTATCAAagtttttctaattttaatcCCTGTGCTTGTGTGACAAACATAATTTTTATTTGTGGTCCCACTTTGGTACCATCTATTGTCTGGGGGAAAAGTaatgttttacaaaatgttGACAATTACTTCATGAAATCATATTCATTTACTCAACTGTTTTTCAACCATTAACCCACAGCTACCATGACAGACATCAAGCAACTCATTATCCATTGTACTACAGTGTACAGCAAGAACAAGGCAGAGAGTCCAACTACTGGACTGCACCGGGATCAAGAACAGGGCGGACTCCTCATGATTACACCAACTGGACAGACCAAGATTTGACCAGTTCTACTTCTTCTCAATTCCCTTTCATTCTTGACCGTCACCCTCAGCAGCACCAGGACCTAGGAGAATATCAGCTGCAAGAAGCAAGAGACAAAGAGTGGACAGCAGCTCAGGGAGCAGCAAGGGAATATGAAAGAGGATATCTAAGAGAGGGATGGCAAAGGAGGTGGGAGCCCTGCAATCCTGTTCGCTACAACCGGGAAGTTTTAAGCAAAAGGAGCGACAATAGTTACAGAGAGCTGGAGGCTTGGGCAGCCAGATACAGCCATTCACTTCCAAGGCGGAAACGTATAGAGGCAGAGCTACGAGGTTCTTCACATGGGCTGCAAGAGAGCAGAGCTCCAGATAGGGACATCAACAGGGGTGTGTCAGATCCTCGAGTAGTAGCACTGCAACAAGTCATACAATCTGCAAACTTAAGAGAAACAACACTGTGGGACAGAGGAGGGAGACATCCCGGTCCAACCCATTATCCAGCCCAAACTCTTCTAAGAGACACAAGCCGTGTGATGGACATGAAAGAAAAGACCAGCTACCAAAGGAGGATGTTCAGCCAACCTCCTGACTATATTGCTCCTCCCCCCTACAACAGCCCACATAAAAGTTCCCCAGCATTGAACCAATGTGACACAAGTCTGGAGAAGGAAGGTAAGAGACAATCATATTGGTCGCAGCCCAAGCTCCAAATGCAGgatgtctctgctctgcttagTCAAAGAAGAGTTGAAAAAGATGGAAACCAAGGGAAGACCTCTGAGCTTGAAGAACTTAAGCACAGACGACAGGAAACAAATGCCTTCCAGGCAAGCAGCCCTGATCGTAGTCAATTGACAAACATACAGGATGAGGTAATGTTGCCTCTACAACAGCCACAGGTGTTACAAGCAGTTCAGAATACAACGATAAATGAGAACTTGGCAACAAAAGTCATTGAAGGCAGGAAGTTCAGATTAAACAAAAAGACAGGAGGGTTGACCATATTCTGCTTGGTTTCTCGAATAGCAGGCATCACAGATACTCAATCTTTACCACTTTGTACCTCCAAACCAGATATTCAAAACACAGATTCAGTGGAGCTTTCTAAAGATCTCAGGGATCACACTGGTGGCAAACTGGCCGATGAGGTCGACTTCACTCAAAATAGGCAAGGACTCAAAGAGCAGATGAAATCTTCTTCAAGGGGTTTCGAAGCCAAGCAGAATGAAAGACCAACATGTGTAGGAACCGAGATGCTTTGTAATGTGGCAACAGGGATTTCTCAACAGAAAGTCGATGCTGATTCTGTTATTGGTAGACATGTTTCCCAGTCAGCACAGCCTGTGCCAGTCAAGTACCCTTTGTGGAGGGAGCCTAGTTCAACAAGCAGAGCTGAAACTGAGAGTTCATCCACATGCTTGAAGGTTAACAGTGAGGAAGGAGAATCAGACATTTTTCATAACCCAGAAGACTCTGTAAAAGTACAACCAATTGATATTGAAGTAAGGAGACTAGATATTACAAAAGCCTCTGAATCTGAAGACAGTAATGGCCTGCTGGTTATTGACACCACCTGTGTTCTTGTTAAAATGGAGCTGATCCCATCACCAAAGAAAGAGCATGTTCACTACTTAGACTCTATACCACACACTGAAGAGACTTTACTTGATGGTATCTCAACAATCTCTCCTGAAGATGTCCAAACCGACAGCCAGATGAATCCGGAAGCCACATCTGACCAGAACCCAGACACAAACCCCTTACCCCTACATGAAGGACTTGGGACTGAAGTAGATTCAGATCTtgggaagaaaaagaaattagaagaagaaactgaaatCTCCTCTCCTTGTACGACATATTCAGTTTCAGACAGAGAAACCATGGCAGAGCGTGCTGAAAGAATACTAGGAATCCCTTTTCAGGAATGCATGAATGACCGTCAACCCAAGGATGCACAGTCACTTCTTGACTTGATCATGGAGAACGAAAAAAGTGACCTCCCTCCTACTGAAGTTGACCGCAATCATGATGCAACTGAACACATCTCAGAGGACAAGAAAGTGAAGGAAGAGTCATGTAATCCAAACAAGGTTGGCCAAACTGAGGATACTGTTGGTTTGCCAAAGCATAATGATGCCAAAGATCAGGAAAAACATGAAGGCGGTCAGGACTTTCCTGGGATAGAGGAACAAATGTCTGATGAGAAAGATCCTGACTCTCAACTCAGAGCAGACGAGTATCTACTTGAAGATGAACTATCTGAGGAACTTCTACTCGACTCTACTGATGGAGAGACTAAGACTGAGCAGATTCATGATGGAGATATGCCTATTGAAAATGACATCAATCCTCAATATCCAGAGTTGAGTGTGAAAAATTTGGCTCCTAATCAAGAAGTACCATCTCTCACTCGCAACACATCAGAGCAGCTGCCAGCTCCTCCTCTACTGAAAACATTTCCTCAAACCTCAGCTCCCCATACAGACCCCTCCCCTGGTCCTCTTGAGTTCATTGATCTAACTGCAGAATCATTGTCCACTGGTGCTGAGGACCAAGACGACTGGGGTGAATCATCACAGCCATTAAATCATGAGATCAGTAAAGCCCTTACAGAAGATTTGACTGAAGTGTGGGTGTCATCTGAGCAAGATGATGCTTCTTGTGTGAAAGAGAGCGATGTCATTGATGACcaacaaataaaacagtttgaaaaagaTCTTCAAGGCCATATTTTGGAAGACGTTAAAGACTTCAACAATTTTCCAGACCTAGTTGAATGTGTCCAAGCAGATGATGCTTCTGGTGCAAAAGAGAGGTATATCACTGAAGATCAGCTACCTAAAGAGGATTTCATTAGGGAGGAGACATTCAAAATCACCAAAGATAATGCCATGCATGAATATGTCCAGGCAGAGGACATTGATTCTTCTACAACTGAAGTGCAACCAAAAGAAGTCAACCAGGACCTTACAGACTGTCAAACTCAAATGGAGACCAAATTAGTACAGGACACTGAACCACACATTGAAACTCCTAACTCCAGTTTTTACTTTGAGTCTCCATCACATTTTGAGGTGCTCACCCCCTCTGAACCTTCTTCTTCAGATGCACCAAACAAGCCAGAGGAAGAGTTAATTTCTCCTTTGGAGATCCACTCCATTTGTTCCTCAGCTCTAAATCCTGTTTTGGACACTGATTTGACCGGGGGCATCCCAGAAACCTTACCTCCCCCTCTTAATTTGGAGTCTTGTGAAGAACATCTTCAGCTCCCATCTTCTTCTGATTTACCTCCAGTCCTGGATCTGATGTCTTCACCTCCTTTGACACAAAAAGAATCTGATAGTGAATTCCCTGATGCAACCCTGAAAGAACCACTCCAGTATCCCACATCACTGCGAGACGCGGTAAATCGCATAAGGAGACATACTGCTCCTGACTCTGAGAACGAGGACGAGGAACCGAGTGAGCTGTGGGATCTAGAGAGCATGGGGGAGGAGTTGGGTTTACCAGATGTGGTAGAGGGCATTGATATGGAGAAGATACTCTTTGTTGCAGCAGGCAAACAGGTTTATACAGATGGAAGTGATAACGAAGTTAGGGAGGGACAAATCAAGCAAAGTCCAGATCCATGTGGACATCCTGAAGAGGACACACTGTCCTGCAGCAGCACGAGCAGCCACGGCTCTGAAGACACTGTTATTGTAGCAGATGATGATGAGCTGGAAGAATCAAGGCCTGATGCTAGCACAGAAATCGAACAGAAGAGTAACCTGGACCAGTGCTTTTCCTGTGCAGAAACAGATGAGACTAAAGCTAAAAGCAAGGAAGATAATGACGGAGGTGAGAGCCTAAAAAGTGAATCTAGGCAGAGTGAGGAAGTTCCTTCATCAGAAGGATCGAATATTCCAACCAAGGCGACGGAAATGACAGAGACAAAGCAAGAAGAAAGTGATGTTTTTGTCCCCTCAGAGGTCAATGACCCAAAAGAGGTGACTGAAAGTGAGTCTGTAATGTAAAGCATAAGCAATAACCACCAGCAGACGTGGTGGTACCGTCTACATTTTATTGAGCTTGATGAGTTTCAGCCATTTCTTCAGTAACATTTACAGCAGCTATTCTAACAAAGGATAATGTTTTAGTTCATAAGTAGTGATGGATTTACtttgtattaaaatgtaaatttttttaagaggaaaacaaaatacTTAAACCGTGTGTGACTAAAGCTTCTTATGAAGTAGATGTAGTGAtaagttttctctttttaaatgacAGAGACAAAGCAGGAGAAAGTAAGGTTTTTGTGCCCTCtatttatatttgtgttttttaagaatGTGAGCTAATACTGCAGATGTGAAATTAGGTGACTATAACAGGGTTGGAAATTACGTCGTCTACCTGCCACTTTGGCTAGTGGATTCAATCTACCAGCCGCTTTGTTTTAACAAGCAGCATAATGAGATGAGGTATAATATGAAAATCAACAATTATATTATTATAGATCttgtttcttgtaaaaaaaaaaaaaaactgttgctcatttttaaccatgttttcaACCAGTTTGTTGTACACCTGTCCATGCAAATATTTGCCTTGTGACATACAGGGGTAATGTAAATCCCTCATTTTCCTGCAATGCGAGTGTCAGACTTAtgagaattaaatattttgtgcatGAATCCTGCAATCCCATGCTGGAATTCATGCCCTATTTAACTATCTTGGATGTAAAAAGAGCAAAACTTGGAAGAATCCTTTATCAGATAGACCAGTTGCAGCTAAAGTGATATACTGCTGAGTCAAACCTTCCAGCACACAGCTGACTGTAAACATTCTGCCATTTGAGTCACAAAATCATGTCGTCACAAAGTTACGTTCCTTTTATTTACCTGGCTGCTCAAAACACTGGCTGCTCAagacactgctcaaaaataccaGCAAGTAGCTGTTGGTGGGTGCTAATTTCTGACCCTGAAAAGATTCAGTATTGCAAATGATCCTATGTTGTGCTGACATTTCTAGTAAAAAAACCAATCAATTATGAAATTGATAAATAAACACTGGTTGCATCTGATACCGTGTTGTGCTTGGTATTGTTTTTTTAGCTTCTAGTTCCTGCAGGTAAAAAACAAGGTAGCTGTGCATCTCTAATTCAAGACTAGAAGTTCTTCTAAGGCTCAAGTTGAATAAGTTGAAATTTTCATGATGACAGACTTGACTTCTAAACTTCTAAAAAATCTTCATCAAATAGAAAAGGGTCATTTAAGCCTGTCTATCAAGCTGAAATCTCTTAAgtggttatttttattttttcattttaaaaatagtatTTCTAATTCTCAGAATAAAATGATTTGGCTTGTAGTGACAGTAATTTATGACAAATGTATGACTGAGGCTTTACACGAAACAGTTCATtaattaaaattcaaacttattttcTATTAATGAAGGACAAGACAGATGCAGAAACTTACAAAGTTTATATATAAAAAGGAAATAACAGGAGAATGTTCACATGAGACAAGGTATTTCTTCAcacattgaaaaataaaagaacaaaaatacttCTAGACCTGTTTCTGATGGCACAGAGTGGGTTGgtattattatattttgtgttgGAGTGTTGGCACACTCTAGTGGGGAAACATCAGAACTCAGTTTCAAATGTGtctaatacaaaaaaatgatctGTGACTTAAATTCACAATTCAAGTGTATCATTCCTGGGTCTTTAAGTGTATAATGAAAGGATTTATATTTATCCATCTAATGTAACAAATGACTCCAAATAGTACATATTTATTAGAGGTTA contains:
- the LOC121507107 gene encoding EEF1A lysine methyltransferase 3-like yields the protein MVSNGEEDDPFPVDDGLFAETFSQDTVYTLCGQELKIRQVFGANLGVAAPVWEAALQLCCYFEEQAVELTGKRIIELGAGTGVVGIVAARMGATVTLTDLPLALKQLQANVSLNMPSSGWPSALPTVLPLSWGEDQMKFPSDWDLVLCADIVYLPETYPLLVETLAHLCKSGGLVYLSSKMRKEHGTDCFYEEYLPDVFNVELVQRDEKQNINIYRASPKSGQWH